The window AGAAGTGCAGGATATTCATCATAGAGAAACGAAGCAACAAGGAGAACTGCGCCAAGAGCTTGCGCAGTTAAAAGAGCTGAACCAAAAAATCACCTTAGAAGCGCATCAATTAGCAACGGCATTAAAAGGTCAAAAGAAAACTCAAGGGAATTGGGGCGAGCTAATTTTAGAAAATGTTTTGGAACGATCCGGGCTTCAATTAGGCACAGACTTTAAGCGCGAGGTTTCTGTCACTATGGAAGATGGCCGGCTTAGACCTGATGTTGTTGTATATCTCCCGCAAAATAAACATTTAATTATCGACTCAAAAGTATCATTAAATTCTTATACTAAATATATTAATTCTGACAATGAGCATGACAGAAAAGTTGCATTAATCGAGCATGTGAAAGCGGTTTCAGACAGAATAAATGAATTATCGGTGGTGTATCAAAAAGTATGCTAAAAAAAAGCAGGTTGAATTTTGATAAAATAGAGAAATGCAAATAACTCTAGAAATCAAATGTCCAACCTGCCTCAGTGACAGTATAAAGAAAAATGGCATCAAAGTAGATGGGAAACAAAACTACCAATGCAAAGACTGCAAACGTCAGTTTATTGGTGACCATGCTCTGAGCTATCTAGGATGTAATTCTGGCATTACTCGTAAAATATTACAGTTAATGGTCAGAGGCAGCGGTATACGAGATATCGCTGAAGTTGAGCGCATTAGTATCGGTAAAGTCTTACGGACTTTAACTGAATCGGCCTATCAAATTCAGCCTAAACAAAGTCATTATGAATCTCTCGAAGTAGATGAATTCTGGACTTTTGTTGGAAATAAAAATAATAAACAATGGCTTATTTACGCCTACCATCGAGAAACAGGTGAGATTGTTGCTTATGTTTGGGGTAAGAGAGATTTAGCTACAGTCCAAAGGTTGAAGACAAAGCTTAAACAATTAGGTATTCACTACACCCGAATTGCAAGTGATCATTGGGACAGTTTCATCACTGCTTTTAAAAACTGCAAGCAAAGTATTGGTAAGTTGTTTACTGTAGGAATTGAAGGTAATAATTGCAAAATAAGGCATCGAATAAGGCGTGGTTTTAGAAGAAGTTGCAATTTCTCCAAAAAGCTTGAAAACCATTTTAAAGCCTTCGACTTAACCTTCTTTTACATCAATAATGGCTTCATTTAATGTCAGCATACTTTTTAAAACACCACCGAATTATCTTCTAAGGAGTATCATAAGATTAAAGGCATTAACTCTCCTGAAATTATATTTATGTTTATTCCGATAGAATCTGCTTTTGTTGAAGCGCTAAAAGCAGATGAAAGTATTTTTCAAAAAGCGCTGGAAAAAAATGTTCTTGTCGCAACGCCTACTACGCTATTAACCAGCTTGAATATTGTGCGTCAATTATGGCGGTTCGAAGAGCAGAATAAACATACCGCGGCCTTAGCCAGCAAAGCGGATGATGTCTTTCAAAAATTACGCGTCTTTCTTGATAGTTTTAAAGATATTAGAAAACATTTAGATAAAGCAATGGAAACCTATCAAAAATCTGAAAATCAATTGGTCAGCGGCCGGGGAAATCTTGTGAAACAGGTGAATGATTTTAAAATCCTAGCTCCGGCCATTCAAGGCAGCCTTGCTGCAGATTTGGTTGAAAAAGCAAACTTAGAAATAGAATATGCAAAAATATCTGACTAAGCAATTTCTAGAATTATCCTGAATTAATAAGACTTACAGAGATAGGTATTTAAGGCCTTTATC is drawn from Acinetobacter sp. WCHAc010034 and contains these coding sequences:
- a CDS encoding IS1 family transposase gives rise to the protein MQITLEIKCPTCLSDSIKKNGIKVDGKQNYQCKDCKRQFIGDHALSYLGCNSGITRKILQLMVRGSGIRDIAEVERISIGKVLRTLTESAYQIQPKQSHYESLEVDEFWTFVGNKNNKQWLIYAYHRETGEIVAYVWGKRDLATVQRLKTKLKQLGIHYTRIASDHWDSFITAFKNCKQSIGKLFTVGIEGNNCKIRHRIRRGFRRSCNFSKKLENHFKAFDLTFFYINNGFI
- the rmuC gene encoding DNA recombination protein RmuC; amino-acid sequence: MFMFIPIESAFVEALKADESIFQKALEKNVLVATPTTLLTSLNIVRQLWRFEEQNKHTAALASKADDVFQKLRVFLDSFKDIRKHLDKAMETYQKSENQLVSGRGNLVKQVNDFKILAPAIQGSLAADLVEKANLEIEYAKISD